Proteins encoded in a region of the Scatophagus argus isolate fScaArg1 chromosome 1, fScaArg1.pri, whole genome shotgun sequence genome:
- the vegfd gene encoding vascular endothelial growth factor D isoform X1, with protein sequence MKTKRTLCRISCLVSLVVELSWINVGHSMHREGGGWVKKQWERNVRSASSLDELLKLTDFPDWKLWKCRLRLQQPEALSSPPSAGSHRSTRYAAESYSLEILKAIDEEWQRTQCMPRETCVDVAKELGTDPSMFFKPPCVSIHRCSGCCNQEGVTCRNTTTVYVNKTVLSVIPFKSVPEPVLIKVANHTECRCMEPAIIRRNAQPHRSSGCFPMRQLSQDSRRLCESGLIWDCSTDRCIPYPSSTPDFPLSSWMPDCEIDTERCDCLPQPVPTLQPRPIHRCQLNSSICAHKHQHFDQASCRCKWPE encoded by the exons ATGAAGACGAAGCGGACTCTGTGCAGAATCTCCTGCTTGGTCAGTCTGGTGGTGGAGCTGAGCTGGATAAACGTGGGCCACAGCatgcacagagagggaggaggttgg GTAAAGAAGCAGTGGGAGAGGAATGTGCGGTCAGCCTCCAGCCTGGATGAGCTGCTGAAGCTCACAGACTTTCCTGACTGGAAGTTATGGAAGTGCCGTCTGAGACTGCAGCAGCCAGAggccctctcctctccaccttcAGCCGGCTCACACCGCTCGACACGCTACGCTGCAGAATCTTACAGTCTGGAGATACTTAAAG CCATAGATGAAGAGTGGCAGCGGACTCAATGCATGCCAAGGGAAACATGTGTCGATGTGGCCAAGGAGCTCGGCACGGACCCCTCAATGTTTTTCAAGCCACCCTGTGTGTCTATCCACAG GTGCAGTGGCTGCTGCAATCAAGAAGGCGTCACCTGCAGAAACACGACTACTGTATATGTGAATAAAACC gTCCTTAGTGTCATCCCATTCAAGTCCGTACCAGAACCTGTGTTAATTAAAGTAGCCAATCATACAGAGTGCAGGTGCATGGAGCCCGCCATAATACGACGTAACGCTCAGCCTCACAGAAGCAGTGG CTGCTTTCCGATGCGACAGCTGTCACAGGACTCAAGGAGACTTTGTGAAAGTGGGTTGATTTGGGATTGCTCAACTGACAGATGCATACCTTACCCTTCCAGCAcaccag ACTTTCCACTCAGTTCATGGATGCCTGACTGCGAGATAGACACGGAACGCTGTGACTGTCTTCCTCAACCTGTGCCAACACTCCAGCCGAGACCGATCCATCGCTGTCAACTCAACTCTTCCATCTGTGCCCACAAGCATCAACATTTTGACCAAGCTTCCTGCAG ATGCAAATGGCCCGAGTAG
- the vegfd gene encoding vascular endothelial growth factor D isoform X2, whose translation MKTKRTLCRISCLVSLVVELSWINVGHSMHREGGGWVKKQWERNVRSASSLDELLKLTDFPDWKLWKCRLRLQQPEALSSPPSAGSHRSTRYAAESYSLEILKAIDEEWQRTQCMPRETCVDVAKELGTDPSMFFKPPCVSIHRCSGCCNQEGVTCRNTTTVYVNKTVLSVIPFKSVPEPVLIKVANHTECRCMEPAIIRRNAQPHRSSGCFPMRQLSQDSRRLCESGLIWDCSTDRCIPYPSSTPEFFSLHTCVEGTQ comes from the exons ATGAAGACGAAGCGGACTCTGTGCAGAATCTCCTGCTTGGTCAGTCTGGTGGTGGAGCTGAGCTGGATAAACGTGGGCCACAGCatgcacagagagggaggaggttgg GTAAAGAAGCAGTGGGAGAGGAATGTGCGGTCAGCCTCCAGCCTGGATGAGCTGCTGAAGCTCACAGACTTTCCTGACTGGAAGTTATGGAAGTGCCGTCTGAGACTGCAGCAGCCAGAggccctctcctctccaccttcAGCCGGCTCACACCGCTCGACACGCTACGCTGCAGAATCTTACAGTCTGGAGATACTTAAAG CCATAGATGAAGAGTGGCAGCGGACTCAATGCATGCCAAGGGAAACATGTGTCGATGTGGCCAAGGAGCTCGGCACGGACCCCTCAATGTTTTTCAAGCCACCCTGTGTGTCTATCCACAG GTGCAGTGGCTGCTGCAATCAAGAAGGCGTCACCTGCAGAAACACGACTACTGTATATGTGAATAAAACC gTCCTTAGTGTCATCCCATTCAAGTCCGTACCAGAACCTGTGTTAATTAAAGTAGCCAATCATACAGAGTGCAGGTGCATGGAGCCCGCCATAATACGACGTAACGCTCAGCCTCACAGAAGCAGTGG CTGCTTTCCGATGCGACAGCTGTCACAGGACTCAAGGAGACTTTGTGAAAGTGGGTTGATTTGGGATTGCTCAACTGACAGATGCATACCTTACCCTTCCAGCAcaccag AATTCTTCAGCCTTCATACATGTGTGGAAGGGACACAGTAA